The following proteins are co-located in the Sporolactobacillus pectinivorans genome:
- a CDS encoding stage VI sporulation protein F, whose product MNSNNPFFDNIEKKTQMKKEDIFAIANSVSNADFSNPEVVRKLIARIGKTAGVAVPKEKEEALIKAITSGNVPGNISSLSKMFGPKK is encoded by the coding sequence TTGAATTCTAATAATCCTTTTTTTGATAACATCGAAAAGAAGACTCAGATGAAGAAAGAGGACATTTTTGCGATCGCCAATTCCGTTTCAAACGCCGATTTCAGCAACCCTGAAGTCGTCAGAAAATTAATTGCGCGCATCGGGAAAACGGCCGGTGTTGCAGTGCCAAAAGAAAAAGAAGAGGCGCTGATTAAGGCTATTACTTCAGGTAATGTGCCTGGCAATATCTCAAGTCTGTCGAAAATGTTCGGCCCAAAGAAGTAA
- the trpC gene encoding indole-3-glycerol phosphate synthase TrpC, translated as MLDQILKTKEEEMKVFRMPEKGPSMLHHSLRHALSHPKHELGLIAEVKQASPSKGIFKEKIEPVEIAAAYKEANADAISVLTDRTYFRGSIDNLVEIKRAVDLPLLRKDFIIDERQIEEAARVGADAILLIAAALEPHRLHELYLAAQARGLEALVEVHRIEEADGILNLFTPEIMGANNRDLQTFKTDIHLTASIRKMIPDNVLFVSESGIHSATDVRYLKKLGVSAALVGEALICAASVQEKIRSMFGEEVSENASQA; from the coding sequence ATACTTGATCAAATTCTTAAGACAAAAGAAGAAGAAATGAAAGTCTTCCGAATGCCTGAGAAGGGTCCTTCAATGCTTCATCATTCACTTCGTCACGCACTGAGCCATCCGAAACATGAACTCGGATTGATTGCTGAAGTGAAACAGGCATCGCCGTCCAAAGGCATTTTCAAAGAAAAGATCGAACCCGTGGAAATTGCGGCCGCCTATAAAGAAGCGAATGCAGACGCGATCAGCGTTCTAACAGATCGTACTTATTTTCGCGGTTCTATAGATAACCTTGTAGAAATCAAGCGAGCTGTTGATCTGCCGTTACTTAGAAAAGACTTTATTATTGATGAACGCCAGATTGAAGAAGCTGCCCGTGTCGGTGCGGATGCGATCCTGCTGATTGCGGCGGCACTGGAACCGCATCGATTGCACGAATTGTATCTGGCCGCTCAGGCCAGAGGGCTGGAAGCATTGGTCGAAGTGCACCGGATTGAGGAAGCAGACGGCATTCTCAATCTTTTCACTCCGGAAATTATGGGTGCGAATAACCGCGATCTGCAGACGTTTAAAACGGATATTCATCTGACTGCATCAATCCGGAAGATGATTCCCGATAATGTGCTATTTGTCAGCGAATCCGGCATTCATTCTGCAACGGACGTCCGATATCTGAAAAAACTTGGAGTGAGTGCGGCATTGGTCGGCGAAGCATTGATCTGCGCCGCATCTGTTCAGGAAAAAATTCGATCCATGTTTGGCGAGGAAGTGAGCGAAAATGCATCCCAAGCTTAA
- the folE gene encoding GTP cyclohydrolase I FolE, with product MSVDHEKIEKAVRMILEAIGEDPDRMGLKETPQRVARMYDEIFQGMNQDPKSFLAKTFDEAHEELVLVKDIPFYSMCEHHLVPFFGKAHVGYIPRGGRVTGLSKLARAVEAVARRPQLQERLTTTVANSIVETLHPYGVIVVIEAEHMCMTMRGIKKPGAKTITSAVRGIFQTDATARAEALSLINH from the coding sequence GTGAGTGTTGATCATGAAAAGATTGAAAAGGCTGTCAGAATGATTTTGGAAGCGATAGGCGAAGATCCCGATCGTATGGGTCTTAAAGAAACGCCTCAGCGAGTCGCCAGAATGTACGATGAGATATTTCAGGGCATGAATCAGGATCCAAAGAGTTTCCTGGCGAAAACTTTTGATGAAGCTCACGAAGAGCTGGTTCTTGTTAAAGATATTCCTTTCTACTCGATGTGTGAACACCATCTGGTTCCCTTCTTCGGAAAGGCACACGTGGGATACATACCAAGAGGCGGACGTGTGACAGGCTTGAGCAAACTTGCAAGAGCTGTGGAGGCTGTCGCAAGGAGGCCTCAGCTTCAGGAACGCCTGACTACAACTGTGGCAAACAGCATTGTTGAAACGCTCCATCCGTATGGCGTTATTGTTGTTATTGAGGCCGAACATATGTGCATGACAATGCGCGGCATTAAGAAGCCGGGTGCCAAAACAATTACATCGGCTGTAAGAGGCATTTTTCAGACCGATGCAACAGCCAGAGCTGAAGCACTGTCATTGATTAATCATTGA
- a CDS encoding CheR family methyltransferase, translated as MDNSSDQDYEQFKTMFFRLTGINLSLYKEEQMKRRLNTFRIRKNMPDFISFFSEMRKSDELLKEVLSRMTINVTEFYRNLPRWTILEKKIQKLAEHKENISIWSAACSTGEEPYSLAMLLRKYVPDSRFSIVASDIDNDVLEKASEGRYLERAVAGLPPDDLQNYFVHDGLFYSASQTLKKSIRFIRHDLLSDPVPSHFDLVVCRNVLIYFTDGGKNIIYHKLSDSLKDGGILFVGSTEQIFHPETYQLKPEETFFYRKQ; from the coding sequence ATGGACAACAGCAGCGATCAGGACTATGAACAATTTAAAACCATGTTTTTCCGCCTGACAGGAATTAATCTTTCTTTGTACAAAGAAGAGCAGATGAAGCGTCGCCTGAATACGTTTCGCATCAGGAAGAATATGCCGGATTTCATCAGTTTCTTTAGTGAAATGAGAAAGTCGGATGAACTCCTGAAGGAAGTGCTCAGCAGAATGACGATCAATGTGACTGAATTTTATCGGAACTTACCCCGATGGACTATTCTGGAGAAAAAAATTCAGAAACTTGCTGAGCACAAGGAAAATATCTCTATCTGGAGTGCGGCCTGCTCAACCGGGGAGGAACCGTATTCTCTGGCGATGCTGCTTAGAAAATATGTACCCGATAGTAGATTTTCAATTGTCGCAAGCGATATTGACAATGACGTTTTAGAAAAAGCTTCTGAAGGAAGGTATCTGGAACGCGCAGTTGCAGGTCTGCCACCCGATGATCTCCAAAACTACTTTGTGCATGACGGATTGTTCTATTCGGCAAGCCAGACGTTGAAGAAATCGATCCGCTTCATTCGTCATGATCTGCTCAGCGATCCGGTACCCAGTCATTTCGATCTTGTTGTCTGCAGAAATGTTTTGATTTATTTTACGGATGGCGGAAAAAATATTATTTACCACAAACTGAGCGACTCTTTGAAAGACGGCGGCATATTGTTTGTTGGAAGCACTGAGCAAATTTTTCATCCTGAAACGTACCAGCTGAAACCAGAGGAAACATTTTTTTATAGAAAACAATGA
- the trpD gene encoding anthranilate phosphoribosyltransferase: MFQEKLKELVAGKTLSELEAEGMMDEIMEGKASPSQIAGFLSILSTRGETVEELTGCVRSMRGHARPMTSNRELLDIVGTGGDGTATFNISTASAIVLSSLGVNIAKHGNRSVSSTSGAADVLEALGISIKYTPEQASKQLDQTHMCFLFAPLYHASMKYAIEPRKALGFRTIFNLLGPLTNPAGAQRQLLGVYSRKAAEAYAHAVVSLGTHRTVVVSGEDGMDEVTVTGRTDGYLIENGRIKPFSLIPEDVGLHLGRLEDIQVENPAESAALIEAIFSGNTNNRSALEAVLLNAGTGLFVAGKVASIAEGVHEAEKAVGEGIAFRQLGLLRAQKEEAAHA; the protein is encoded by the coding sequence ATGTTTCAGGAAAAACTTAAAGAATTAGTAGCAGGCAAAACGCTTTCCGAGCTGGAAGCAGAAGGCATGATGGATGAAATCATGGAAGGTAAAGCATCTCCGAGTCAAATTGCAGGATTCCTCTCGATACTGAGTACAAGAGGGGAGACGGTTGAGGAGCTGACTGGCTGCGTCAGAAGTATGCGGGGACATGCAAGGCCGATGACCAGTAACAGAGAACTGCTGGACATTGTCGGAACCGGGGGTGACGGGACGGCGACTTTTAATATATCAACAGCCAGTGCCATTGTTCTTTCTTCACTCGGCGTTAATATCGCAAAACACGGTAACCGGTCGGTTTCATCAACAAGCGGTGCTGCGGATGTTCTTGAAGCGCTCGGCATTTCGATTAAATATACTCCGGAACAAGCTTCCAAGCAGCTTGACCAAACACATATGTGCTTCCTGTTTGCCCCTTTGTATCATGCGTCAATGAAGTATGCAATCGAACCAAGAAAAGCGCTGGGGTTCCGGACTATTTTTAATCTTCTTGGTCCGCTGACCAACCCGGCTGGAGCCCAGCGCCAGCTGCTTGGTGTATATAGCAGGAAAGCTGCCGAAGCTTATGCCCATGCTGTTGTCAGTCTGGGGACACACCGGACGGTTGTTGTCTCCGGAGAGGACGGAATGGATGAGGTCACGGTAACCGGAAGAACCGACGGGTACTTGATCGAAAACGGCCGGATCAAACCGTTCTCGCTTATTCCTGAAGATGTTGGACTGCACTTGGGCCGTCTGGAAGATATTCAGGTGGAAAATCCTGCGGAAAGCGCTGCATTGATCGAAGCGATTTTCAGCGGTAATACAAATAATCGGTCGGCTTTGGAAGCCGTTCTCCTGAATGCAGGCACCGGTCTTTTTGTTGCCGGTAAAGTAGCATCAATCGCTGAAGGCGTTCATGAGGCGGAAAAGGCCGTCGGTGAAGGCATCGCATTCAGGCAATTAGGCCTTTTGCGTGCGCAGAAAGAGGAAGCTGCCCATGCCTGA
- the mtrB gene encoding trp RNA-binding attenuation protein MtrB, which translates to MDIRNEEVLGDYFVIKAEEDGVNVIGLTRGAETRFFHTEKLDKGEVMIAQFTEHTSAIKVHGKATIQTKHGTIISD; encoded by the coding sequence ATGGATATCAGAAACGAAGAAGTTCTGGGAGATTATTTTGTGATCAAAGCTGAAGAAGACGGTGTGAATGTGATCGGACTGACCAGGGGAGCAGAAACACGGTTTTTTCACACCGAGAAGCTCGATAAGGGTGAAGTCATGATTGCTCAGTTTACCGAACATACCTCAGCAATTAAAGTGCATGGAAAGGCAACGATCCAGACAAAGCATGGAACGATCATTTCCGATTGA
- a CDS encoding demethylmenaquinone methyltransferase has protein sequence MNEQEEKHEKVHRVFQTIYKKYDAMNSLISFNQHKSWRRKADTLVSAKLGNKAIDVCCGTGDWTLSLAEAVGTEGHVVGLDFSDNMLKVAKTKLEASQLDNVTFVNGDAMKIPYEANSFDCATIGFGLRNVPDYLTVLREMCRVLKPGGKIVCLETSQTRIPVYRQLYFFYFRCIMPLLGKVFAGSYKEYAWLNESASKFPDRERLTELFHKAGFENVKAMPLMGGIAAIHRASKPEA, from the coding sequence ATGAATGAGCAGGAAGAAAAGCATGAAAAAGTTCATCGGGTTTTTCAGACAATATATAAAAAATATGACGCGATGAATTCGCTGATCAGTTTTAATCAACATAAATCGTGGCGCCGCAAAGCGGATACATTGGTTTCCGCAAAACTTGGAAATAAAGCGATCGATGTATGCTGCGGAACCGGCGACTGGACACTGTCTCTGGCGGAAGCTGTCGGTACAGAAGGTCATGTCGTCGGACTTGATTTCAGCGATAATATGCTGAAGGTTGCCAAAACAAAGCTGGAAGCCTCTCAATTGGACAATGTAACCTTTGTAAACGGGGATGCGATGAAAATACCTTATGAGGCAAACTCTTTCGATTGTGCCACGATCGGATTCGGATTGCGCAACGTCCCGGACTACCTAACAGTACTTCGCGAAATGTGCCGCGTCTTGAAGCCGGGAGGGAAAATTGTCTGTCTGGAAACCTCTCAAACACGAATCCCCGTTTACCGGCAACTTTATTTTTTTTATTTTCGTTGTATCATGCCGCTGCTCGGAAAAGTATTTGCGGGGAGCTATAAAGAATATGCCTGGTTGAATGAGTCAGCAAGCAAATTTCCAGACCGGGAAAGGCTGACGGAACTTTTTCATAAGGCCGGATTTGAAAATGTCAAGGCAATGCCGCTGATGGGTGGAATCGCTGCGATTCATCGGGCAAGTAAACCCGAAGCGTGA
- the ndk gene encoding nucleoside-diphosphate kinase, protein MQQTFLMIKPDAVRRGLIGQILSRFESKGFRMVAGKFMVISEELAKKHYHEHEGMPYYHDLITFMTSGPVFAMVWEGENIVNLARLMMGPTDPERATPGTIRGDFATLVNRNVIHGSDSIENAEREIHLFFSDSERINK, encoded by the coding sequence ATGCAGCAAACTTTTTTAATGATAAAGCCGGATGCAGTCAGGAGAGGGCTTATTGGTCAAATCCTTTCAAGATTTGAATCGAAGGGATTCCGCATGGTCGCCGGAAAGTTCATGGTAATTTCTGAGGAACTGGCAAAAAAGCATTATCATGAACACGAAGGAATGCCTTATTACCATGATTTGATTACCTTCATGACTTCCGGACCGGTTTTTGCCATGGTCTGGGAGGGTGAAAATATTGTCAACCTTGCGCGGCTCATGATGGGTCCTACTGATCCGGAGCGTGCCACTCCCGGCACGATCAGAGGAGATTTTGCAACGCTCGTCAACCGCAATGTGATCCATGGCTCGGATTCAATTGAAAATGCGGAGAGAGAGATACATCTTTTCTTTAGCGATAGTGAACGGATTAATAAATAA
- a CDS encoding phosphoribosylanthranilate isomerase: MHPKLKYCGNHSLRDVQLTRNSHADYIGFIFTCKSRRTVKPEQVADWLKQSEMDESKKIVGVFADDSAEFIEAVARKVPLDVIQLHGSESPSDTALIKQLTGLKVWKALHHDRDTLEEMRRSRGIADGFVIDTKISGHLGGTGISFDWSSVPQYVDEAGHQRVDCLIAGGIRPENIDSLLHYKPIGIDISSGIETDFHKSGKQIQKIEAKVLGINDQTTTN; this comes from the coding sequence ATGCATCCCAAGCTTAAATATTGCGGCAATCATTCGCTGCGGGATGTACAGCTTACACGAAACAGCCATGCGGATTATATCGGTTTTATTTTTACCTGTAAAAGCAGGAGAACCGTGAAACCCGAACAAGTAGCGGATTGGCTGAAACAGAGCGAAATGGATGAGTCTAAAAAGATTGTCGGCGTCTTTGCCGATGACTCAGCCGAATTCATAGAAGCAGTTGCCCGGAAAGTTCCACTGGATGTAATACAGCTCCATGGCAGCGAGAGTCCTAGCGATACGGCTTTAATCAAGCAGCTGACCGGCCTGAAAGTGTGGAAGGCGCTTCATCATGACAGGGACACTCTGGAAGAAATGCGCCGTTCTCGCGGGATTGCCGATGGATTTGTCATCGATACGAAGATCAGCGGACATCTGGGTGGTACGGGCATTTCCTTTGACTGGAGCAGCGTACCGCAATACGTAGACGAGGCCGGACATCAGCGGGTCGATTGCCTGATCGCAGGTGGAATCAGACCAGAAAATATCGACAGTCTGCTTCACTATAAACCCATCGGGATTGATATTTCTTCGGGAATAGAAACAGATTTTCACAAGAGCGGGAAACAGATTCAGAAAATTGAAGCAAAGGTGTTGGGGATAAATGATCAAACAACCACAAATTGA
- the spoIVA gene encoding stage IV sporulation protein A gives MEKLERVDIFKDIAERTGGDIYLGVVGAVRTGKSTFIKKFMELVVLPNIENEADRVRAQDELPQSAAGKQIMTTEPKFVPNHAVTVTVEEGLEVNIRVVDCVGYAVNGAKGFEDENGPRMVHTPWYDEPIPFQEAAEIGTRKVIQEHSTLGVVITTDGSIGEIGREDYIEAEERIVDELKEVGKPFILIINSTHPYHPDTETLRKELSEKYDIPVLAQSVESMTEHDINNILRETLFEFPVLEVNVNLPSWVMVLREDHWLRKSYEDAVKDTVKDIKRLRDVDRVVGSFGEYDFIENAQLSGIEMGKGTAEIDLFAPDNLYDQVLKEIVGVEIRGKDHLLQLMQDFAHAKREYDQVAEALKMVKQTGYGIAAPSINDMSLDEPEIIRQGSRFGVRLKAVAPSIHMIKVDVESEFAPIIGTEKQSEELVRYLMQDFEDDPLSIWNSDIFGRSLNSIVREGISAKLALMPENARYKLKETLERIINEGSGGLIAIIL, from the coding sequence TTGGAAAAACTTGAGCGTGTGGATATCTTTAAAGATATTGCTGAGAGAACCGGCGGGGATATTTATCTTGGAGTTGTCGGGGCCGTTCGGACAGGGAAATCGACATTTATCAAAAAATTTATGGAACTTGTTGTGCTTCCCAATATTGAAAATGAAGCGGATCGCGTCCGTGCCCAGGATGAACTTCCGCAAAGTGCTGCAGGCAAGCAGATCATGACGACTGAGCCCAAATTTGTTCCGAATCATGCCGTCACGGTAACCGTTGAAGAGGGGCTTGAAGTGAATATTCGGGTCGTCGATTGCGTCGGTTATGCGGTAAATGGAGCAAAAGGATTTGAGGATGAGAACGGGCCCCGTATGGTTCACACACCATGGTACGATGAGCCGATCCCGTTTCAGGAAGCCGCTGAGATCGGAACGCGAAAAGTAATTCAGGAACACTCCACTTTAGGCGTTGTCATCACGACGGACGGCTCTATCGGCGAAATCGGACGCGAGGATTACATTGAAGCTGAAGAAAGGATTGTCGATGAACTGAAGGAAGTAGGAAAACCTTTCATTCTGATCATTAATTCAACACATCCTTACCACCCGGACACAGAAACGCTTCGCAAAGAACTCTCAGAGAAATATGACATTCCAGTGCTGGCGCAAAGCGTTGAGAGTATGACGGAGCATGATATCAATAATATTTTGCGTGAGACATTGTTTGAATTTCCTGTCCTGGAAGTCAACGTCAATCTTCCAAGCTGGGTTATGGTGCTGAGAGAAGACCACTGGTTGCGAAAAAGTTATGAGGACGCAGTGAAGGATACGGTGAAGGATATCAAACGCCTGCGCGATGTGGACCGCGTTGTCGGTTCCTTCGGTGAATATGACTTTATCGAAAACGCACAGTTATCTGGAATCGAGATGGGCAAAGGGACGGCGGAAATCGATTTGTTCGCACCGGATAACCTCTACGATCAGGTTCTAAAGGAGATTGTCGGTGTAGAGATCCGGGGAAAAGATCATCTGCTTCAGCTCATGCAGGATTTCGCCCATGCGAAAAGAGAATACGATCAAGTTGCCGAAGCGCTTAAAATGGTGAAACAAACCGGTTACGGGATCGCAGCTCCGTCAATAAACGACATGAGCCTGGATGAACCTGAAATTATCCGCCAAGGTTCCCGCTTTGGCGTCCGACTCAAAGCCGTCGCTCCATCCATTCACATGATTAAGGTCGATGTTGAGTCGGAATTTGCCCCGATCATTGGAACGGAAAAACAAAGTGAAGAGCTGGTGCGCTATTTGATGCAAGACTTTGAGGATGACCCGCTGTCAATCTGGAATTCGGATATTTTTGGGCGATCACTCAATTCGATTGTCAGGGAAGGCATCTCGGCAAAGCTGGCTCTGATGCCCGAAAATGCGCGATATAAGCTGAAAGAAACCCTTGAGCGGATCATCAATGAAGGATCAGGCGGACTGATCGCAATCATCTTGTAA
- a CDS encoding HU family DNA-binding protein yields the protein MNKTELITAVAESAELSKKDATKAVDTVLSTIIDTLKSGSKVQLIGFGNFEVRERSARKGRNPQTGEEIEIKASKVPAFKPGKALKEAVQ from the coding sequence TTGAATAAGACTGAATTGATTACTGCAGTTGCAGAATCTGCTGAACTGTCGAAAAAAGATGCTACCAAAGCGGTTGATACTGTCTTGTCAACGATTATTGATACGCTAAAGAGTGGCAGCAAAGTTCAATTGATCGGATTTGGCAACTTTGAAGTTCGTGAGCGGAGTGCCCGTAAGGGACGTAACCCTCAGACAGGTGAAGAAATCGAAATTAAGGCAAGCAAGGTTCCTGCCTTCAAACCAGGAAAAGCACTAAAAGAAGCCGTCCAATGA
- a CDS encoding heptaprenyl diphosphate synthase component 1, protein MSVKQEVDIIYKQLTDDLNHPYVNRILPKPFVDRDKLLVYYLLFQTRVDRKLAGIYAKSVMIAEVGLSTHEGMTVAKLTEKEEIKRRQLIALSGDFYSALYYYSLARNKDTQVVKWVAQAIQVFNIDKCRLYYPKRALGWSQAIEALGSTESALVSQIASKLGLKHWIPVLSDFFLAKKLMKERQTAAARTLQPFLNQYLQDLLKSDPGLFRENIEKEILNSASRFKSSVEKAEKRTGKLAGLLAYLSDQMHHYCSCMVEEG, encoded by the coding sequence ATGTCTGTGAAGCAGGAAGTTGACATCATATATAAACAATTAACGGATGATCTGAACCACCCTTACGTAAACCGAATACTGCCCAAACCATTCGTAGATAGGGATAAACTTCTCGTGTATTATCTCCTTTTCCAGACGCGGGTGGATCGCAAATTGGCCGGTATTTATGCTAAAAGTGTCATGATTGCCGAAGTTGGTCTCTCGACTCATGAGGGCATGACCGTCGCAAAACTGACAGAAAAAGAAGAGATCAAGAGAAGGCAGCTGATCGCGCTTTCCGGTGATTTTTACAGCGCACTTTATTACTATTCACTTGCAAGAAACAAGGACACTCAGGTCGTAAAATGGGTGGCGCAGGCGATACAGGTCTTCAATATCGATAAATGCAGGCTCTATTATCCGAAAAGGGCACTTGGCTGGTCCCAGGCGATTGAAGCACTGGGGTCGACCGAGAGCGCGCTTGTCTCGCAGATTGCGTCGAAACTTGGGCTGAAGCACTGGATTCCTGTTTTGAGTGATTTTTTTCTTGCTAAGAAGCTGATGAAGGAACGTCAGACTGCAGCTGCGAGAACTTTACAGCCCTTTCTGAATCAATATCTTCAGGATCTTTTGAAAAGCGATCCCGGCCTGTTCAGGGAGAATATTGAAAAGGAAATTCTGAACTCGGCCTCGCGGTTCAAATCGTCCGTCGAAAAAGCAGAAAAACGCACGGGAAAGCTTGCAGGCCTGCTGGCGTATTTGAGCGATCAGATGCATCATTATTGCAGCTGCATGGTGGAAGAGGGTTAG
- the trpB gene encoding tryptophan synthase subunit beta, producing MIKQPQIDKIGKSDRKGRYGEFGGQYVPETLMHALLELEKGFTEAMQDESFLKEYHRILQDYSGRPTPVTHCGRLSREIGGAQIYLKREDLNHTGAHKINNAVGQALLAKRMGKKKMIAETGAGQHGVATATVAAYFGMPCKVFMGKVDVERQALNVFRMKLLGAEVIPVSGGNGTLKDAINEALRYWAANVEDTAYVDGSVVGPHPYPMIVRDFQRIIGDEARKQMIEMTGKLPEAACACVGGGSNAMGLFTAFLKDPVVLYGAEAGGKGTDTALHAATLTKGRLGVIHGAMTYLIQDPNGQIIAPYSISAGLDYPGIGPEHAHLAKSGRAHYEAITDAEAVDALMALNRLEGILPALESAHGLALAMKKAKKMRPDQSLLVNLSGRGDKDVRTVMNYLADSKGNEGGSEQ from the coding sequence ATGATCAAACAACCACAAATTGACAAGATCGGAAAATCAGACCGGAAAGGACGCTATGGTGAATTCGGCGGGCAATATGTTCCGGAAACACTGATGCATGCATTGCTCGAACTGGAGAAGGGATTTACGGAAGCGATGCAGGATGAATCATTTCTTAAAGAATATCACCGCATTCTTCAAGATTACTCTGGACGTCCGACGCCCGTGACACATTGCGGGCGGCTCAGCAGAGAAATCGGCGGAGCGCAGATTTATCTAAAGCGCGAAGACTTGAATCATACCGGTGCGCATAAGATCAACAATGCCGTCGGGCAGGCATTGCTTGCCAAACGGATGGGCAAAAAAAAGATGATCGCCGAGACGGGAGCCGGGCAGCACGGCGTGGCGACCGCAACAGTCGCTGCTTATTTCGGCATGCCATGCAAGGTTTTTATGGGTAAGGTCGACGTTGAGAGGCAGGCGCTTAATGTATTTCGCATGAAACTGCTGGGTGCGGAGGTCATACCGGTGTCAGGTGGAAACGGGACGCTGAAAGACGCAATCAACGAGGCACTCCGCTATTGGGCAGCTAATGTTGAAGATACCGCTTATGTCGATGGATCGGTGGTCGGGCCGCATCCCTACCCGATGATCGTTCGCGATTTTCAGCGGATCATTGGTGACGAAGCAAGAAAACAAATGATTGAAATGACCGGAAAACTTCCGGAAGCCGCCTGTGCGTGCGTTGGCGGTGGCAGCAATGCAATGGGTCTGTTCACTGCTTTCTTGAAAGATCCCGTCGTTCTGTACGGAGCCGAAGCAGGCGGCAAGGGAACAGATACCGCTTTGCATGCCGCTACTTTGACCAAAGGGCGTCTCGGTGTGATCCATGGAGCGATGACTTATCTGATACAGGATCCGAACGGACAGATTATTGCTCCCTATTCCATTTCTGCCGGACTTGACTATCCTGGAATCGGCCCGGAACATGCACATCTGGCGAAAAGTGGGCGCGCGCATTATGAAGCAATCACCGATGCGGAAGCAGTCGATGCGCTGATGGCCCTGAACCGGCTCGAAGGTATTCTTCCGGCGCTTGAAAGCGCGCACGGACTGGCTCTGGCGATGAAAAAGGCAAAAAAAATGCGCCCGGATCAGTCGCTGCTCGTCAACCTTTCCGGCAGGGGCGACAAAGACGTCCGTACCGTTATGAATTATTTGGCAGACAGTAAGGGGAATGAAGGAGGCAGCGAACAATGA
- the hepT gene encoding heptaprenyl diphosphate synthase component II — translation MTLAQIYAEQKKSLKMIEKKLELALEAPHPILNQAALDLLKAGGKRIRPLLVLLSAQYGDPDRKEVIDAAVTLELIHMASLVHDDVVDDSDLRRGKPTVKARWDNRVAMYTGDYIFARAIELIAAFDHPEAHQVISKVIRDLSLGEIDQIKDLYNWKQNLRCYLLRIKRKTAILMALSCQLGAFSAGCTDAVAKKLYYFGYFLGMSFQITDDILDFVGTEKQLGKPAGSDLRNGNITLPVFYALRDSELHQSIVSIIESDEPADQEWRSVIDSIRDSGAIQAAESLSDRYLEKAIVKLHELPQLPVTHSLKEIAEYIGTRKY, via the coding sequence ATGACTCTGGCGCAGATTTATGCAGAACAGAAAAAAAGTTTGAAAATGATTGAAAAAAAACTTGAATTGGCCCTTGAAGCACCGCACCCGATTCTGAATCAGGCTGCTCTGGATCTGCTTAAAGCAGGAGGGAAAAGGATTCGGCCTTTACTCGTTCTGCTTTCAGCTCAATATGGCGATCCGGACCGAAAAGAAGTCATTGACGCTGCAGTTACGCTTGAACTGATACATATGGCGTCTCTTGTTCATGACGATGTGGTTGACGACTCCGACCTGAGAAGGGGCAAACCTACCGTCAAAGCGCGCTGGGATAACCGGGTGGCAATGTACACCGGCGATTATATTTTTGCAAGAGCCATCGAATTGATTGCCGCATTTGATCATCCCGAGGCTCACCAGGTTATCTCTAAAGTCATTCGTGATTTAAGCCTCGGTGAAATTGATCAAATCAAAGACCTTTACAATTGGAAACAGAATTTGCGTTGCTATCTGCTCCGGATAAAGCGTAAGACAGCAATCTTGATGGCTCTCAGTTGCCAGCTTGGCGCTTTTTCGGCAGGATGCACAGATGCAGTTGCAAAAAAGCTCTATTATTTTGGCTATTTTCTGGGAATGAGTTTTCAGATAACAGATGATATTCTTGATTTTGTCGGAACGGAGAAACAGCTGGGGAAACCGGCGGGAAGCGATCTCAGGAATGGCAACATTACGCTTCCGGTTTTTTATGCCTTGCGTGACAGCGAACTCCATCAGTCGATTGTTTCCATCATTGAGTCTGATGAGCCCGCTGATCAGGAATGGCGGTCGGTTATTGATTCAATCAGGGATTCCGGGGCCATTCAGGCTGCTGAGAGCCTGAGTGATCGGTATCTCGAAAAAGCTATCGTCAAGCTCCATGAACTTCCACAACTGCCTGTGACACATTCACTGAAAGAGATTGCTGAATATATTGGCACACGAAAATATTAA